The following DNA comes from Neofelis nebulosa isolate mNeoNeb1 chromosome 3, mNeoNeb1.pri, whole genome shotgun sequence.
aaagcctTACCAGGTCCTCATTGCTGGCTACCTGCGTATATTGTGAACAGCTTCTCCACAGCACtgcaattaaacaaacaaaccaattcTTTTTGTTAGCTCTGtaactaaagaaatatttttgtttttatggaagcAAGGTGAACCAAGGGATACAATATAAAAGaaaggtttgggggcacctggatggctcagtcagttaatccgatttcagctcaggtcatgatctcccggttcatgggtttgagccccaggctgggctctgtgctgacagctcagagcctggagcagatttctgattctgtatctccctctctctctgctcctcccccactcacactctttctctttctctaaaataaacatttaaaatttttattgaacaaagagattttggggcgcctgggtggctgttgagcgtcggacttcggctggGGCCAGGATCTCGCAGtcggacttccgctcaggtcaggatctcgcagttcgtgaggagcccctgtgtggggttctgtgttgacagcccagagcctggagcctggttcagattctgtctccctctctctgccctttccccactcatgctctgtctctgtctctcaaaaatgaataaacattaaacaagattttttttttaagaggttttATATTTACAAACAACGACAAGATAAAAACCTCTAGAAGTGAGGCAGAGTAAGATTTATGATGAATGTGCTTTCCAAGGCTTTGGGGAAAAGGCATATTATTTCCCTACCCCTACAACCTCTCACCTGCTCTCTTCCTGAAGTTTATTTTCCCTTCACTCAACGGTTAGAGGCAGATTTTGATGGAAATACCGggaaagcaacagaaaggcaTTGTTATACCATAGGGAAAATGTAGTAACAGACCCCCTAAAGAAAGTATAGACAGAAAAGATAACGTGCAGAAATGACAGATTCGAGAGCCCATGTCACCATTTCGCCCTGATCTGGAACGTTAGACATCCCCTATAATCTGCTGCTGGGTGACTCTGGAAATGTACTTTCCTTACCAACTCTACCCAGAGCTCTCAAGCAAGTACTCTGAGAATCAGGAGATCACTCTCTTCGTGTGGTTAAAAAAGTGTACTCGACGACAATCACGCACCCTTCTGCCTTAAAACACTAGTCACGGGCCATTACAGATTCCCACGTATCCTGGAGAAGCTCTTAATCGCCTAGAAACCGGCGTCGTTTGGCTAACAGTGACCACTCCACCAACCTAATTAGGGCCAATGCAACGGCTGCAATGCCACAAAAGAGCATAGATTATGGAAACTTTACCCGCGTGAGTCTTAGGATCTCTGAGGCAGAGAGCTGGCTTTATGAAGTACGCCAACTTTTTCCTCCCTAGATCACTGCAAACAGCAACCAGCGCCGCCATGGATCCTCGCTCCTCCTCTTCCTTATCCTCTTTCCAAATAGTCCTGACGAGTCGCCTCCGGGGTTCCTCCCTTGGTGGCCCGAAAACTCGACTCAAAGGTTCCGCTGGCGAACCGAAGTCGGTAAGGTTTTCAATGCGCCTGCGCAGCACCTTTTCGTTCAACCCTTCACAGGCACAAACCTGGGACACCTATGATTGGACAAGGAGAAGGCGGGCCCCTCTGCGCGGGCCTCCGCTTCCGGTTTGAGTGCCGCCCCCCCAGCCTCCCGGCAATTGATTTGCGATATTACCCTAAGGTGGGTGGACAGGCGAGCGCGGTTTCCCGTCAGTTGCTACCCTCGCCCAGTGCTCCACTCCCTCTTCCACGGGGGTTTGGCGGCTGGGTCACGCGGGACGAAGTTCGGGCAGGGTCCTCGGCCCCTGCCATGAATGAAGGTGGTTCCCGCATCCGCCGGCGGGTTGCTGTCCGCAAAAGGAACCGGCCTAGCTTAGAGAGCATTTTTGCCTCCCCCACCGCCGCCGATCTCCAGCCAGgcgatgaggaggaggaggacgaggaggagatGATGGCTGGAAGTCGGCGGAAGAAAACCGCGGAGGTGCAGCCGGTCGAGGTACAACCGCCTCAGCTCTCAAATTCCCCAAGGTCCTGGTCTCATTGTCCACTTTTGGAGCGATGATGTAAACCCAGGTCTCCTAGCGTGCATGCCCACTG
Coding sequences within:
- the MRPS18C gene encoding small ribosomal subunit protein bS18m isoform X3, whose product is MAALVAVCSDLGRKKLAYFIKPALCLRDPKTHAVLWRSCSQYTQVASNEDLVFVGRNRKKSRKQLRELK